Proteins encoded within one genomic window of Actinoplanes octamycinicus:
- a CDS encoding ABC transporter ATP-binding protein, producing the protein MTESPALVSARGLTKTYEGPPPHTAVAAIDFEVRRGEAFGFLGPNGAGKSTTMRMIGCVSPRSGGELTILGHDAARDRRAIKARIGSVPQDDTVDTELTVEENILIYGRYFGLGRAVIRERTERLLEFARLTDKRTARVQELSGGMRRRLTIARSLINEPDLVLLDEPTTGLDPQARHLLWERLFRLKQDGVTLILTTHYMDEAEQLCDRLAVMDGGRIVAHGSPRELIERYVTREVLELRFPLDQHDLAAEKARGIGERLEVLPDRLLCYTADGESALEEVHRRGLDPITALVRRSGLEDVFLSLTGRSLIE; encoded by the coding sequence GTGACCGAATCACCGGCGCTCGTCAGCGCACGCGGTTTGACCAAGACCTATGAGGGACCGCCGCCGCACACCGCGGTCGCCGCCATCGATTTCGAGGTGCGGCGCGGCGAGGCGTTCGGGTTCCTCGGCCCGAACGGCGCCGGCAAGTCCACCACCATGCGGATGATCGGCTGTGTCTCGCCGCGCAGCGGCGGCGAGCTGACCATCCTCGGGCACGACGCGGCCCGGGACCGGCGGGCGATCAAAGCGCGGATCGGCTCGGTGCCGCAGGACGACACGGTGGACACCGAGCTGACCGTGGAGGAGAACATCCTGATCTACGGCCGCTACTTCGGACTGGGCCGGGCGGTGATCCGGGAGCGGACCGAGCGCCTCCTGGAGTTCGCCCGACTCACCGACAAGCGCACCGCCCGGGTCCAGGAGCTGTCCGGCGGCATGCGACGCCGGCTGACCATCGCCCGGTCGCTGATCAACGAGCCGGACCTGGTGCTGCTCGACGAGCCGACCACCGGCCTCGACCCGCAGGCCCGGCACCTGCTGTGGGAGCGGCTGTTCCGGCTCAAGCAGGACGGCGTCACGCTGATCCTGACCACCCACTACATGGACGAGGCGGAGCAGCTCTGCGACCGGCTCGCGGTGATGGACGGCGGCCGGATCGTGGCGCACGGCTCGCCCCGCGAGCTGATCGAGCGGTACGTCACCCGCGAGGTCCTGGAGCTGCGCTTCCCGCTCGACCAGCACGACCTCGCCGCGGAGAAGGCGCGCGGGATCGGCGAGCGGCTGGAGGTGCTGCCGGACCGGCTGCTCTGCTACACCGCCGACGGCGAGAGCGCTCTGGAGGAGGTCCACCGCCGCGGCCTCGACCCGATCACCGCGCTGGTCCGCCGTTCCGGCCTGGAGGACGTGTTCCTCAGCCTGACCGGGCGGAGCCTGATCGAATGA